The window TGAGCGCCGATCACTCGTGGCACAGGGCGGCGCTGCAATACGTGCAGGTTTATGAATGGCTGGCGCAACGCGGCGCGTCGGTTACAGTATAATAGTGCTGGGGGTCAGGTGTCGGGTGTTGGTGCCGGTTGCGGCCTCAACCCAACACCCGACACCTAACACCTGACACCTAATTATTGGAGGGAGCAAATGCAAGAGGTAACGGATCAGAGCTTTGAACAAGATGTTTTAAATGCCGGGGTGCCGGTGCTGGTCGATTTCTGGGCCGAATGGTGCGGGCCCTGCAAGGCGCTCGCGCCGACGGTCGAGAAGGTCGCGGGCGAATACGAAGGCAAGGCCAAAGTCGTGAAGCTGAACATTGACGACAACAACGAGGTGGCGCAGCGTTACGGCATCAAAGGTATCCCGACGTTGATTCTCTTTCACAACGGCTCGGAAGCCGACCGCACCGTCGGCCTGACGACCAAGGATAACATTGCCCGAATGATTGATCGCGTCCTCGGCTAAAGCCAGGCGGCGAGCCGTTATCCGCAACCGCGTATTCACACCCAGCCACAGGCGCACGGCAGTCACGCGCAACCGTGCGCCTGTCATTCTGTCCGCTCCCGCAATCCGACCCGGCACAAAACGCGAAACCGGCTCTGGCGGCCGGTTTCGGGGTTGGCTTGGGGAGCGGGCGGCAGAGAGCTTGAATTATGAAAAACATCGTCGTGGTCGGCGCCCAGTGGGGCGACGAAGGCAAAGGGAAAGTCGTTGACATTCTGGCGCCGCATTTTCAAATCGTCGCGCGCTACCAGGGCGGCCATAACGCCGGCCATACGGTGCGCATCGGCGAGCGCAAATTCGTCTTGCACCTGATCCCGTCGGGCATCCTGCATGACGACTGCGTCTGCGTCATCGGCAACGGCGTCGTCGTCAGCCCCGAAGCCTTTAACGCGGAGGTCGAAGAACTGCGCCAGATGGGCGTCGAATGCGCCGGGCGTCTGTTTATCTCGACGCGCGCCCAGTTGATCTTGCCTTACCACTGCGCCCTTGACCGCGCCCGCGAACAGCGGCTCGGCGAGCAGGGCGTCGGCACGACGATGCGCGGCATCGGCCCGGCTTACGAGAGCAAGGCGGCGCGCACAGGCATACGCGCCGGCGACCTGTCGCATCCCGACCTGGTGCGCGAGAAGATGAAAGCCAATGTCGCCGACGCCAACCGCGAGCTGACGGCGCTCGGCGCCGAGGCGCTCGATGTCGAAGCAACGATTGACAGCTTTCTCAGTGAAGCCTTGAAGCTGCAACCGTTCGTCCGCGACACCGCCGTCTTCATCAACCAGAGCGTCAGCGCGGGCCGCGCCGTGCTGCTCGAAGGCGCGCAAGGGACGATGCTCGACGTCGATCACGGCACCTACCCGTTCGTGACTTCATCGAACGCGACGGCGGGCGGCGCGGCGACCGGGCTGGGCTTGCCGCCGCGCGCCATCACCGGCGCGCTCGGCATCGCCAAAGCGTACACGACGCGCGTCGGCGCCGGCCCTTTTCCCACAGAGCTGTTTGACGAAGCCGGCGATTACCTGCGCCAGCGCGGCAACGAATATGGCGCGTCCACAGGCCGCCCGCGCCGCACCGGATGGTTCGACGCGGTGGTCGTGCGCTACAGCGTGATGCTCAATGGCCTGGACGCTATCTCGCTGACGAAGCTGGACGTGCTGGATGAGTTCGAGGAGATCAAGGTCTGCACAGCCTACCGCTATGGCGGCGAAGTGATCGAAGACATCCCTTACGGCGCGCACGCGCTTGCCGAATGTGAGCCGATTTATGAAACCCTGCCCGGCTGGAAGACCCTGACCAGCGCCATCACCGATTACGATGGCTTGCCCGAAAACGCCAAAGCCTACGTCCGCCGCTTAGAAGAACTGGTCGGCGCGCCGATGGCGATGATCTCGACCGGGCCGGAGCGCAGCGAAACGATCATTCGCGATAGCTTAGCGGTAAGTGAGTGGATGAAGTGAGCGAGCCGTATCAATTGCCGATGTAGAGCGCGTAGGCCATCTTTGCCATCGCCCAGAGGCGGCCCCAATCGAGGCGGCCCGTGCGCGCATCGCGCAACGAATCGAGCGCCATCTGTCGCAGGTGCGACGACTCGCGGCGGAACATAAACTCTTTCACGTAGGGTCGCGCCACGTCGAAGAAGTTGAACTCAGGGTTCATCACCATGCTGATGCCTTCCAGCGTCATGATGGCGCGGATCAGATAGGTGAAGCGCGCCGGCGTCGTGATCGGATGCTCGTAGACGACCGGCGCCAGATCATAGGTTAAATCCCGGAAGCGCACCTCGCCGAGTTTCAGATTCAGCTTGCGCTCGAAGACTTCCGCGACCACCGCGCCGATGGCCGCAACGTCGGCCTCGGGCGCGAGAAATCCCAGGCCCATCAAATCAGCGACAATCGCCTTGATGTCGCGGTTGTAGAGATGAAAGAAGGCGGCGATCATCTGCCGCTGCAACTCTTCAGAGATGCGCCCAACCATGCCGAAATCAAATATCGCCAGCCGACCATCCTGCATCACCCGCAGATTGCCGGGATGCGGGTCGGCGTGAAAGAAACCGTCTTCGAGCAATTGCTTGAAGTAAGCGCGGTAGATCAGCTCGTTCAGGCGGCGCGGGCTGTGACCATTGGCGCGCAGCTCGTCCAGCTCTGTGACCTTGATCCCTGTGATGAACTCCATGACGATGACGCGACTGGTCGAGAGCTGATGAAAGACGCGCGGCACGTAGATGCCGGGCCAATCGCGAAAGTGCTGGCGGAACTCGTCGGCATTCACCACCTCGCGGCGATAATCCATCTCTTCATGAATGACGCGGTCGAACTCGTCAATCGCGCCGAGCCATTCGGCGCCCGGCAGCAGATTCGGGTGGCGATCCAGGAAGCGCCCGATGGCGCGCAGCAGATCGAGATCAAAATGAATCTGCTCGGCGAGCAGCGGGCGTTGAACTTTGACCGCCACCGTTTCACCGCTCACCAAGCGCCCGCGATAGACCTGCGCCAAACTCGCGGACGCCACCGGCGGCTCGTCAAGCTCAGCAAATACGTCGTTGATGGGCCGGCCCAGCTCGGCTTCGAGAATGGCGCGCGCCTCGCGGTCAGGGAATGGCGGCACGCGATCTTGCAGCTCGCTCAGCTCTTTGAGGTAGTCGAGCGGCAAGAGGTCGGCGCGCGTCGCCAGCATCTGCCCCATCTTGATGAAGGTCGGGCCGAGCTTGATGAACCGCCCGCGCAGGCGAATCGCCTGCCGCCGCAGCCGCGCCGCGCGATCACCTTTGCGCGCGAACCAGCCCTTCGCTTCCAGCGCAACATCGACGGCAAAGGTCAGCAACGTCCACAGCACATAGACGGCGCGCCAGAAATGACGGATTCGATGTCGCTCCATTGCTTTCATTCTAACGCTTCTTGCCAATTCGCTCAAACTCAGCTATAAATCAATCAATGAGCGTTTTGCGCGATTAACACCGTTAAGAAAGTCTAAAAGTTATAAGTCAACCGGGGCGCTCGGATTAGTTTTTTTAATTTCGCACGTTTTGAGCGTTTTCGTATAATGAGACGTGGTAAAGACCGACGCATCAGTGGAGGTGGTTGAACCTCGGCAGACGGAGGGCGAAACGATGATAGAAGAAATGGATAATGAATTTGAAGCGCAATATGCGGATGCCGATTTGAACGAAGAATTTGACGCCGAATCTGAATCCGAATCAACAGAGCTTGAAAGTGCCGGCGACCTGGATCATACGGATTTGCTGAAGGTCTATCTGCGCGAAGCCAGTCGCGCGCCTATGCTCAACGCAGCGGGCGAAATTAAAGCCGCCAAACGCATCGAGCAGGCGCGCAGGCGATTGGCCCGTCTGATCTCGCGCTCGCCGCTGATTGTTGAATACAGCTTACATTTGCGCGACGCGTTGCAGCGTGGCGACCAGACCGCCAGCGATCACATCGAGCGGCTCGACGGGTTTGATCCCGCGAAGCCGGCGGCGCTCGGCCAGGTCGCTGACCGCGCCTTCGCGCAGATCGAGGC is drawn from Blastocatellia bacterium and contains these coding sequences:
- a CDS encoding adenylosuccinate synthase; its protein translation is MKNIVVVGAQWGDEGKGKVVDILAPHFQIVARYQGGHNAGHTVRIGERKFVLHLIPSGILHDDCVCVIGNGVVVSPEAFNAEVEELRQMGVECAGRLFISTRAQLILPYHCALDRAREQRLGEQGVGTTMRGIGPAYESKAARTGIRAGDLSHPDLVREKMKANVADANRELTALGAEALDVEATIDSFLSEALKLQPFVRDTAVFINQSVSAGRAVLLEGAQGTMLDVDHGTYPFVTSSNATAGGAATGLGLPPRAITGALGIAKAYTTRVGAGPFPTELFDEAGDYLRQRGNEYGASTGRPRRTGWFDAVVVRYSVMLNGLDAISLTKLDVLDEFEEIKVCTAYRYGGEVIEDIPYGAHALAECEPIYETLPGWKTLTSAITDYDGLPENAKAYVRRLEELVGAPMAMISTGPERSETIIRDSLAVSEWMK
- a CDS encoding AarF/ABC1/UbiB kinase family protein, with the protein product MERHRIRHFWRAVYVLWTLLTFAVDVALEAKGWFARKGDRAARLRRQAIRLRGRFIKLGPTFIKMGQMLATRADLLPLDYLKELSELQDRVPPFPDREARAILEAELGRPINDVFAELDEPPVASASLAQVYRGRLVSGETVAVKVQRPLLAEQIHFDLDLLRAIGRFLDRHPNLLPGAEWLGAIDEFDRVIHEEMDYRREVVNADEFRQHFRDWPGIYVPRVFHQLSTSRVIVMEFITGIKVTELDELRANGHSPRRLNELIYRAYFKQLLEDGFFHADPHPGNLRVMQDGRLAIFDFGMVGRISEELQRQMIAAFFHLYNRDIKAIVADLMGLGFLAPEADVAAIGAVVAEVFERKLNLKLGEVRFRDLTYDLAPVVYEHPITTPARFTYLIRAIMTLEGISMVMNPEFNFFDVARPYVKEFMFRRESSHLRQMALDSLRDARTGRLDWGRLWAMAKMAYALYIGN
- the trxA gene encoding thioredoxin, translating into MQEVTDQSFEQDVLNAGVPVLVDFWAEWCGPCKALAPTVEKVAGEYEGKAKVVKLNIDDNNEVAQRYGIKGIPTLILFHNGSEADRTVGLTTKDNIARMIDRVLG